One Cylindrospermum stagnale PCC 7417 DNA segment encodes these proteins:
- a CDS encoding peptidoglycan-binding domain-containing protein, with the protein MKLQNFLETKEKWGFDAIGQDVELAVQVQSLLINLGFLEPPADGKFGPISMAALKRFQEQSKTGENNFLGAGTAKALIEAKQIAWTNLKLGDDIASKILKYMLAQNYLVFSEPKEYNIVYIEGMNEDWTLNNDAPNEFNDLRIVIEVVDGIPKIVNHWQATTEPGNYYTINPMNSSGAARIKFGQYKSWAIGMHGNADRHEALIQVAPITVHRDFNKDFKRTGDKLDTGLFGVNQHWGYDIPTHDIKDASAGCLVGRTRKGHREFVKIIKQDRRYLANNNYIFYTTVIPGDDLLKQFP; encoded by the coding sequence ATGAAACTTCAAAATTTTTTAGAAACCAAAGAAAAATGGGGATTTGACGCCATCGGTCAAGACGTAGAGCTAGCTGTACAGGTTCAGTCTCTGTTAATTAACTTAGGGTTTTTAGAACCTCCCGCCGATGGTAAATTCGGTCCAATTTCTATGGCAGCGCTTAAAAGATTCCAAGAACAGTCCAAAACTGGAGAAAATAACTTTTTAGGAGCGGGCACAGCCAAAGCCCTGATCGAAGCTAAACAAATAGCATGGACAAATCTGAAGTTAGGCGATGATATCGCCAGCAAAATTCTGAAATATATGCTGGCACAGAACTATTTAGTTTTCAGCGAGCCTAAGGAATACAACATTGTCTATATAGAGGGAATGAACGAAGACTGGACACTTAATAACGATGCACCCAACGAATTTAACGACTTAAGGATTGTTATTGAAGTAGTAGATGGCATTCCCAAAATAGTAAATCACTGGCAGGCCACGACTGAGCCAGGTAATTATTACACCATCAATCCAATGAATTCATCAGGAGCCGCCCGAATTAAGTTTGGGCAATATAAATCCTGGGCAATTGGTATGCATGGAAATGCAGATAGACATGAAGCGCTAATACAAGTTGCACCAATTACAGTTCATCGCGATTTCAACAAAGACTTCAAACGCACAGGTGACAAACTAGATACCGGACTTTTCGGAGTCAACCAACATTGGGGATACGACATACCAACACATGACATTAAGGATGCCAGTGCCGGTTGCCTAGTAGGTCGTACAAGAAAAGGCCATCGTGAATTCGTAAAAATTATCAAACAAGACCGTCGTTATCTAGCCAATAACAATTACATCTTCTACACCACAGTCATTCCTGGTGACGACTTGTTAAAACAGTTTCCTTGA
- a CDS encoding type I polyketide synthase, with amino-acid sequence MNVFTQNDLGNGLEIAIIGTSCRFPGAQNPDEFWQNLKNGVESITWFSESDLKSEGVEPNLFNHPNYVKANGILSDIEKFDADFFGFSPREAAIMDPQHRLFLECAWECLEQAGYNPKNHQESVGVFAGAGMNLYAGVGMTSYFLHNLYPNRDNLTPWDGFQIMIANGVEFLPTRISHLLNLKGPSVNVQTACSTSLVAVHLACQSLLNGECDMALAGAVAIHQPQKIGYLYQEGMILSTDGHCRAFDKKAQGTIGGNGVGVVVLKRLADAIADRDCIQAVIKGSAINNDGATKVSYTAPSVSGQATVIAMAQAVADISPETISYVEAHGTGTFLGDPIEIAALTQAFRRKTEKKGFCAIGSVKTNIGHLDTAAGMAGLIKTVLALKYKEIPATINFENPNPQIDFYNSPFYVNTQLSPWKTNDLPRRAGVSSLGVGGTNAHIILEETPLLENNDNQVERSLHLLALSAKSEKALKELVQRYITFCTTEKEISLGDICFTANVGREHFNHRLAIVTDSTSELQKNLTEFIAGIASPVLFNGSVTSKQEKAIAFLFTGQGSQYINMGRELYETQPTFRRYLDQCADILRPYLERPLLEVIYPQTTLDNLSLLNETAYTQPALFAIEYALYQLWKFWGIEPKFVMGHSVGEYVAACVAEVFSLEDGLKLIAQRGRLMQALPANGKMLVIFAGETQVNTILQLHSNNISIAAINGPENTIISGEKEAIELIKTDLENLGIKTQELKVSHAFHSHLMDSILADFEQIASEVTYYPPSIPLVSNVTGELMSSDIASSRYWTRHIRETVRFESSIKVLEQLNCEIFLEIGPKPTLLSMGTNCLPGNTKTWLFSLRQTESCWRSMLSSLSHLYLHGVSVNWKGFDQDYRRYRVILPTYPFQRKRYWIDAPTQELATVKQSAVLKFLNQGNINQLANMLTSTGDFSSEQQQILPKLLETLVQKYQEEQEYTNRKVVVDYYNSMASQGTWLNYENVTVQYDETFLTFAPFAEIIPGFSWVKLVSDPKKHNQYLSIVFNGQKELREVLFAKVDFQACEKVLDFGCGYGSDLISLAKQFPHLQHLCGYTISNEQAKVGQNKILASGLQERITIYNRDSAQDEFPEQYDLIFAFEVLHHIKRKDLLFSNVNRHLNDKGLLVLADFISNQGFAIEHEETSSYFINKSEWLEKLNQNQLKVIEAIDVSQEMANFLYDPDFEENLAQKSIAGNQDIQSAFTSYHQLGNLMRKKMAIYILLTAQKDTELSSEELSSWNLEKLNSLVAYSEKAPQQWLYQIDWQPQPLIEVKQQKSQLESGIWLIFADIGGVGQRLAQQLLQQGEDCILIYPGETYQTKEIGQWEIVPSDSENYKRLLKDISKIGLSFKGIVHLWNLDTFEVEPLTLSSLQDTQTLNCGSVLFLVQALVKEENLHVDRLWLVTKAAQKVQDLSTPLQIQQSPLWGLGGAISREHPELHSVCLDIEPHENFNEVQVLLKEILSFSQEDQIVYHQDTRYVARLVRHPYPSVHQPQIHKNSSYLITGGLGSLGLQIAQWLVEQGSRYLILTGRNQPSISAQKIISELEQSEVKILVIQADISSPKSVEDMLKTIKTALPPLRGVIHAAGVLDDGVLMEQNWERFLDVMTPKVAGAWNLHHLTQDLPLDFFVLFSSAVSLLGAPGQGNYAAGNAFMDFLAHYRQTLGLPALSINWGPWSETGMAAQTNFSALKLGMIPPQQGLKILGDLLGQNFTQVGVLPVNWAEFLKQFPADNEPLRFEKFIKEQRQAQLEQAQQLPNQPFDLLGQLQNTSEEQRLELLIEYINHQVNKVLGISKEQPLEQHEKFQNLGIDSLMALQLRNFLEIALNISLPSTLIVKYPTINQLSTYLCQTLFSDKKQLKVIEDTHQLKSEQNPWITSLQANPDAEIRLFCFPYAGGGISMFRPWSVELPQKIEVCPIQLPGRDERLHEKPFRDFSKLVDVLVQGLKPELKMPFAFFGHSMGALLAFEVARLLQKGYQITPVHLFISACPAPHLSESLLSLPNPTASDEEIIAQLHRFNSMPESIVQKTNLILDVLPTFRADLEVFKSYNYSTIESLDCPITVFGGKQDTLVCYEHLIPWQTQTRSSFDIKMFTGNHFFLQSQRSMLLQSIAELMINHISSGSNAIW; translated from the coding sequence ATGAATGTTTTTACACAAAATGATTTAGGTAACGGTCTAGAAATCGCTATTATTGGTACATCTTGTCGTTTTCCCGGTGCCCAAAATCCTGATGAATTTTGGCAAAATCTCAAAAACGGTGTCGAATCAATTACTTGGTTTTCTGAATCAGACTTGAAATCAGAAGGTGTAGAGCCAAATTTATTTAATCATCCTAACTATGTTAAAGCAAATGGAATCCTTTCAGATATAGAGAAGTTTGATGCTGACTTCTTCGGTTTTAGTCCTAGAGAAGCAGCTATTATGGACCCGCAACATCGTTTGTTTTTAGAATGTGCTTGGGAATGCTTGGAACAAGCAGGTTATAATCCTAAAAACCATCAGGAATCAGTTGGAGTTTTTGCTGGAGCGGGAATGAATCTGTATGCTGGTGTAGGGATGACCAGTTACTTTCTTCATAATCTTTATCCTAACCGTGATAATTTGACTCCTTGGGATGGGTTTCAAATTATGATTGCCAATGGTGTAGAATTTTTGCCAACTCGGATTTCCCATCTATTAAATCTAAAAGGGCCCAGTGTCAATGTGCAAACTGCCTGTTCTACTTCATTAGTAGCAGTACATTTAGCTTGTCAGAGTTTGCTAAATGGTGAATGTGATATGGCTTTAGCAGGGGCAGTTGCTATCCATCAACCTCAAAAGATAGGCTACCTCTATCAAGAAGGAATGATTTTATCTACTGATGGTCATTGTCGAGCCTTTGATAAAAAAGCCCAAGGAACTATAGGTGGTAATGGGGTGGGTGTTGTTGTTCTTAAACGATTAGCTGATGCGATCGCTGATAGAGATTGCATTCAAGCAGTAATCAAAGGTTCAGCCATTAATAACGACGGGGCAACAAAAGTCAGCTACACAGCTCCTAGCGTCAGTGGTCAGGCAACTGTAATTGCCATGGCACAAGCGGTAGCAGATATTTCTCCAGAAACAATTAGCTATGTAGAAGCTCACGGAACTGGAACTTTTTTAGGAGATCCTATTGAAATTGCAGCTCTTACTCAAGCATTTCGCCGAAAAACTGAAAAAAAAGGGTTTTGTGCTATCGGTTCAGTGAAAACTAATATTGGACATTTAGACACAGCAGCAGGAATGGCAGGATTAATTAAAACTGTGTTAGCACTGAAATATAAAGAAATTCCTGCTACTATAAACTTCGAGAATCCCAATCCCCAAATTGATTTTTATAATAGCCCTTTCTACGTTAACACTCAATTGTCTCCATGGAAAACTAATGATCTGCCTCGAAGAGCAGGAGTAAGTTCATTAGGAGTTGGAGGAACTAATGCTCACATTATTCTTGAAGAAACTCCACTTCTAGAAAATAATGATAACCAAGTTGAGCGTTCTTTACATCTACTAGCTCTTTCAGCAAAAAGTGAGAAAGCACTAAAAGAACTAGTGCAGCGTTACATCACTTTTTGCACTACTGAGAAAGAAATTTCTTTAGGAGATATTTGTTTTACTGCTAATGTGGGAAGAGAACATTTTAATCATCGTCTAGCAATAGTTACAGATTCTACTAGCGAGCTTCAGAAAAATTTAACAGAGTTTATAGCAGGCATAGCATCACCCGTATTGTTCAATGGATCTGTGACAAGTAAGCAGGAGAAAGCGATCGCTTTTTTATTCACTGGTCAAGGTTCTCAATACATTAATATGGGGCGTGAGCTTTATGAAACACAGCCAACATTTCGTAGATATCTTGATCAATGTGCTGATATCTTGCGTCCTTATCTAGAAAGACCCTTATTAGAAGTTATATATCCCCAAACAACTTTAGACAATCTTAGTTTGCTCAATGAAACTGCATATACTCAACCCGCTTTATTTGCTATTGAATATGCCCTTTATCAATTATGGAAATTTTGGGGAATAGAACCCAAATTTGTCATGGGTCACAGCGTTGGTGAATATGTCGCAGCATGTGTAGCAGAAGTCTTCAGTTTAGAAGATGGACTTAAATTGATTGCCCAAAGAGGAAGATTAATGCAAGCATTACCTGCTAATGGAAAGATGCTAGTAATATTTGCTGGTGAAACACAAGTTAACACTATACTTCAATTACATTCAAATAATATTTCTATTGCAGCAATTAATGGGCCAGAGAATACGATAATTTCTGGAGAGAAAGAAGCGATTGAGCTAATAAAAACAGATTTAGAAAATTTAGGAATCAAAACGCAAGAACTTAAGGTTTCTCATGCTTTTCATTCTCATTTGATGGACTCTATACTAGCAGATTTTGAACAAATTGCTAGTGAAGTAACGTACTACCCACCTTCGATTCCTCTTGTTTCCAATGTTACAGGGGAGCTAATGAGTAGTGATATTGCTAGTTCCAGATATTGGACACGACATATTCGAGAAACTGTCAGATTTGAGAGTAGTATTAAAGTATTAGAGCAGCTAAACTGTGAGATTTTTCTAGAAATTGGCCCGAAACCAACTTTATTGTCCATGGGAACTAATTGTTTACCTGGAAATACAAAAACTTGGCTTTTTAGCTTACGTCAAACTGAGTCATGTTGGCGGTCAATGCTCTCAAGCTTAAGTCATTTATATCTTCATGGAGTTTCTGTCAATTGGAAGGGATTTGACCAAGATTACAGGAGATATCGGGTAATTTTGCCAACTTATCCTTTCCAAAGGAAACGATATTGGATTGATGCTCCTACTCAAGAATTAGCTACAGTCAAACAAAGTGCTGTCCTTAAATTTTTAAATCAAGGGAATATTAACCAGTTAGCTAATATGCTAACCTCAACTGGAGATTTTTCTTCAGAACAGCAACAAATATTGCCTAAACTATTAGAAACTTTAGTTCAAAAATATCAAGAAGAGCAAGAATATACTAACAGAAAAGTTGTTGTTGATTACTATAATTCTATGGCCAGTCAAGGTACTTGGTTAAATTATGAAAATGTGACAGTTCAATATGATGAAACTTTTCTAACCTTTGCTCCTTTTGCGGAAATTATACCAGGATTTTCTTGGGTTAAACTGGTTTCTGACCCCAAAAAACATAACCAGTATCTGTCTATTGTTTTCAATGGTCAAAAGGAATTACGGGAAGTTCTCTTTGCTAAAGTTGATTTTCAAGCTTGTGAAAAAGTGTTAGATTTTGGATGCGGCTACGGGTCAGATTTGATATCTTTGGCAAAACAGTTCCCACATCTTCAACATCTCTGCGGTTACACTATTTCCAATGAACAAGCGAAGGTAGGGCAAAATAAGATTTTGGCTAGCGGTTTGCAAGAGCGAATCACAATTTATAATCGGGATAGTGCCCAAGATGAATTCCCAGAACAATACGATTTAATTTTTGCTTTTGAAGTTCTACACCATATCAAACGCAAGGATTTATTATTTTCTAATGTCAATAGACATCTTAATGACAAAGGGTTATTGGTCTTAGCAGACTTTATCTCCAATCAAGGTTTTGCTATTGAACATGAAGAAACATCATCCTATTTTATTAACAAATCTGAATGGTTGGAAAAGCTTAACCAAAATCAGCTTAAAGTAATTGAGGCTATAGATGTAAGCCAGGAAATGGCAAACTTCCTGTATGACCCTGACTTTGAAGAAAATTTAGCTCAGAAAAGTATTGCTGGAAATCAAGATATTCAATCAGCATTTACTTCCTACCATCAGTTAGGGAATTTGATGCGTAAGAAAATGGCTATTTATATCCTACTTACGGCTCAAAAAGATACAGAATTATCATCAGAAGAACTCTCTAGCTGGAATCTAGAAAAACTTAATTCTTTAGTAGCTTACTCTGAAAAAGCTCCCCAGCAATGGCTTTATCAAATTGACTGGCAACCTCAACCCCTTATAGAAGTAAAACAGCAAAAATCCCAGCTAGAATCAGGAATATGGCTGATTTTTGCTGATATTGGGGGAGTAGGTCAAAGATTAGCACAACAACTGCTCCAACAAGGTGAAGATTGTATTCTTATCTATCCTGGAGAAACCTATCAAACTAAAGAGATTGGACAATGGGAAATTGTGCCAAGTGATTCAGAAAACTATAAACGATTGCTTAAAGATATTTCAAAGATTGGATTGTCTTTTAAAGGAATAGTCCATTTATGGAATTTAGACACTTTTGAAGTTGAGCCGTTAACTTTATCCAGTTTACAAGATACTCAAACACTTAACTGTGGTAGTGTACTTTTTCTCGTACAAGCCTTGGTGAAAGAAGAAAATTTACACGTAGACCGTTTATGGTTAGTGACAAAAGCTGCTCAAAAAGTACAAGATTTATCAACTCCTTTGCAGATACAACAATCTCCATTATGGGGATTAGGAGGAGCAATCTCTCGTGAACATCCTGAACTACATTCAGTTTGTTTAGATATTGAGCCTCATGAGAATTTTAATGAAGTGCAAGTACTACTAAAAGAGATACTCTCGTTCAGTCAAGAAGACCAGATTGTCTATCATCAAGACACTCGATATGTTGCAAGACTGGTTCGACATCCTTACCCTAGTGTCCACCAGCCTCAAATCCACAAAAATAGTAGCTATTTAATTACTGGTGGACTAGGGTCTCTTGGACTCCAGATAGCTCAGTGGTTGGTAGAACAAGGGTCTCGCTATTTAATCTTGACTGGACGCAATCAACCTTCCATATCTGCACAAAAAATTATCAGTGAACTTGAACAGTCAGAAGTCAAAATTTTAGTTATTCAGGCGGATATTTCTTCACCTAAATCGGTTGAGGATATGTTGAAAACGATTAAGACTGCTCTGCCTCCTCTACGTGGAGTAATTCATGCCGCAGGAGTCTTAGATGATGGTGTACTTATGGAGCAAAATTGGGAGCGTTTTCTTGATGTTATGACTCCTAAAGTTGCTGGAGCTTGGAATTTACACCATTTAACTCAAGACTTACCATTAGATTTCTTTGTGCTTTTCTCTTCTGCTGTTTCCTTACTTGGTGCTCCTGGACAAGGAAACTACGCTGCTGGTAATGCTTTTATGGACTTCTTAGCTCATTACCGTCAAACCTTAGGCTTACCAGCCTTGAGCATTAATTGGGGCCCCTGGAGTGAAACAGGGATGGCAGCTCAAACCAATTTTTCCGCTCTAAAACTAGGAATGATTCCTCCACAACAAGGCTTAAAAATTTTAGGAGATTTATTAGGACAAAATTTTACTCAAGTTGGTGTATTACCTGTAAATTGGGCTGAATTCTTAAAACAATTTCCTGCTGACAATGAGCCGCTTCGCTTTGAAAAATTCATCAAGGAACAACGGCAAGCACAATTAGAACAAGCACAACAATTGCCAAATCAGCCTTTTGATTTATTAGGCCAACTACAAAATACCTCTGAAGAACAGCGCCTAGAATTATTAATCGAATACATTAATCATCAAGTCAATAAAGTACTTGGAATTTCAAAAGAGCAGCCTCTAGAACAGCACGAAAAATTTCAGAACTTAGGGATTGACTCCCTAATGGCACTTCAGTTAAGAAATTTTCTGGAAATTGCTCTTAATATCTCTTTACCTTCAACTTTGATAGTGAAATATCCTACTATCAATCAGTTATCTACATACTTATGTCAAACTTTGTTTAGTGATAAGAAACAACTCAAGGTTATTGAAGATACTCATCAATTAAAGTCTGAGCAAAATCCTTGGATTACTTCTCTACAAGCTAATCCAGACGCTGAGATACGTTTGTTCTGTTTCCCGTATGCAGGTGGTGGCATTTCTATGTTTCGCCCCTGGTCAGTAGAGCTACCTCAAAAAATTGAAGTTTGTCCCATTCAATTACCAGGAAGAGATGAACGTTTACATGAAAAACCATTTAGAGATTTTTCAAAATTAGTTGATGTGCTAGTTCAAGGTTTAAAGCCGGAATTAAAAATGCCATTTGCTTTCTTTGGTCATAGCATGGGAGCTTTACTAGCTTTTGAAGTTGCTCGCCTATTACAAAAAGGTTATCAAATAACTCCTGTTCATTTATTCATTTCTGCTTGTCCAGCCCCTCATTTGTCAGAGTCTTTGCTATCTCTTCCCAACCCTACAGCTTCTGATGAAGAAATAATAGCGCAATTACACCGTTTCAATTCAATGCCAGAGTCGATTGTACAAAAAACGAACTTAATACTTGATGTATTACCAACTTTCCGAGCTGACCTTGAAGTTTTTAAAAGCTATAATTATTCGACTATAGAATCATTAGATTGCCCAATCACTGTTTTTGGAGGTAAGCAAGATACTTTAGTATGCTATGAGCATTTAATCCCTTGGCAAACTCAAACTAGGAGTTCATTTGACATAAAAATGTTTACAGGGAATCATTTCTTCTTACAAAGTCAGCGCTCAATGCTTTTACAGTCTATCGCAGAGTTAATGATCAACCACATTAGCAGCGGGAGCAACGCGATTTGGTGA